In the genome of Rhodamnia argentea isolate NSW1041297 chromosome 3, ASM2092103v1, whole genome shotgun sequence, one region contains:
- the LOC115754055 gene encoding ras-related protein RABF2b isoform X1, whose translation MATSGNKNINAKLVLLGDVGAGKSSLVLRFVKGQFVEFQESTIGAAFFSQTLAVNDATVKFEIWDTAGQERYHSLAPMYYRGAAAAIIVYDMTNLASFERAKKWVQELQAQGNPNMVMALAGNKADLLDARKVTAEEAQTYAQEHGLFFMETSAKTATNVNDIFYEIAKRLPRVQPAPNPSGMVLMDRPAERTAAASCCS comes from the exons GTGCTTCTTGGAGATGTTGGAGCTGGAAAATCTAGCTTAGTGCTGCGGTTTGTGAAAGGCCAGTTTGTTGAATTTCAG GAATCCACCATCGGTGCTGCCTTCTTTTCTCAGACTTTGGCTGTAAATGATGCAACTGTGAAGTTTGAGATCTGGGACACAGCTGGTCAGGAGAGATACCACAGCTTGGCTCCCATGTACTATAGAGGAGCTGCCGCGGCAATCATTGTGTATGACATGACAAACCTA GCATCATTTGAGCGAGCCAAGAAGTGGGTGCAAGAGCTTCAAGCACAGG GTAACCCTAACATGGTTATGGCTCTCGCTGGAAATAAAGCAGATTTGTTGGATGCCCGGAAGGTTACAGCCGAG GAAGCACAAACATATGCCCAAGAACACGGTCTCTTCTTTATGGAAACATCTGCAAAAACTGCTACAAATGTCAATGACATTTTCTATGAAATAG CTAAGAGACTACCCAGAGTTCAGCCAGCACCGAATCCGTCGGGAATGGTTCTCATGGACAGACCCGCCGAAAGGACGGCGGCCGCCTCGTGTTGTTCTTAA
- the LOC115754055 gene encoding ras-related protein RABF2a isoform X3 has protein sequence MATSGNKNINAKLVLLGDVGAGKSSLVLRFVKGQFVEFQESTIGAAFFSQTLAVNDATVKFEIWDTAGQERYHSLAPMYYRGAAAAIIVYDMTNLASFERAKKWVQELQAQGNPNMVMALAGNKADLLDARKVTAELRDYPEFSQHRIRREWFSWTDPPKGRRPPRVVLKVAPRLSVLSVKAYLVFSQNA, from the exons GTGCTTCTTGGAGATGTTGGAGCTGGAAAATCTAGCTTAGTGCTGCGGTTTGTGAAAGGCCAGTTTGTTGAATTTCAG GAATCCACCATCGGTGCTGCCTTCTTTTCTCAGACTTTGGCTGTAAATGATGCAACTGTGAAGTTTGAGATCTGGGACACAGCTGGTCAGGAGAGATACCACAGCTTGGCTCCCATGTACTATAGAGGAGCTGCCGCGGCAATCATTGTGTATGACATGACAAACCTA GCATCATTTGAGCGAGCCAAGAAGTGGGTGCAAGAGCTTCAAGCACAGG GTAACCCTAACATGGTTATGGCTCTCGCTGGAAATAAAGCAGATTTGTTGGATGCCCGGAAGGTTACAGCCGAG CTAAGAGACTACCCAGAGTTCAGCCAGCACCGAATCCGTCGGGAATGGTTCTCATGGACAGACCCGCCGAAAGGACGGCGGCCGCCTCGTGTTGTTCTTAAAGTAGCCCCTCGTCTGTCAGTGCTTTCTGTAAAAGCCTATCTTGTCTTCTCACAAAATGCATGA
- the LOC115754056 gene encoding PHD finger-like domain-containing protein 5A, whose translation MAKHHPDLIMCRKQPGIAVGRLCEKCDGKCVVCDSFVRPCTLVRVCDECNYGSFQGRCVICGGVGISDAYFCKECTQQEKDRDGCPKIVNLGSAKTDLFYERKKYGFKKR comes from the coding sequence ATGGCCAAGCATCATCCTGATCTGATCATGTGCAGGAAACAGCCTGGAATCGCCGTTGGACGACTCTGCGAGAAATGTGATGGGAAGTGCGTCGTCTGCGATTCCTTTGTCCGCCCGTGCACTCTGGTACGCGTGTGTGACGAGTGCAACTATGGTTCTTTTCAGGGCCGCTGCGTCATCTGTGGGGGAGTGGGGATCTCCGATGCTTACTTCTGCAAAGAGTGCACGCAACAGGAGAAGGACAGGGACGGGTGTCCTAAGATCGTCAACCTAGGAAGCGCGAAAACCGATCTCTTCTACGAGCGCAAGAAGTATGGATTTAAGAAACGGTGA
- the LOC115754055 gene encoding ras-related protein RABF2b isoform X2, giving the protein MATSGNKNINAKLVLLGDVGAGKSSLVLRFVKGQFVEFQESTIGAAFFSQTLAVNDATVKFEIWDTAGQERYHSLAPMYYRGAAAAIIVYDMTNLASFERAKKWVQELQAQGNPNMVMALAGNKADLLDARKVTAEEAQTYAQEHGLFFMETSAKTATNVNDIFYEIAKETTQSSASTEPVWIGSHGQTRERTAAALCRS; this is encoded by the exons GTGCTTCTTGGAGATGTTGGAGCTGGAAAATCTAGCTTAGTGCTGCGGTTTGTGAAAGGCCAGTTTGTTGAATTTCAG GAATCCACCATCGGTGCTGCCTTCTTTTCTCAGACTTTGGCTGTAAATGATGCAACTGTGAAGTTTGAGATCTGGGACACAGCTGGTCAGGAGAGATACCACAGCTTGGCTCCCATGTACTATAGAGGAGCTGCCGCGGCAATCATTGTGTATGACATGACAAACCTA GCATCATTTGAGCGAGCCAAGAAGTGGGTGCAAGAGCTTCAAGCACAGG GTAACCCTAACATGGTTATGGCTCTCGCTGGAAATAAAGCAGATTTGTTGGATGCCCGGAAGGTTACAGCCGAG GAAGCACAAACATATGCCCAAGAACACGGTCTCTTCTTTATGGAAACATCTGCAAAAACTGCTACAAATGTCAATGACATTTTCTATGAAATAG CTAAAGAGACTACCCAGAGTTCAGCCAGCACTGAACCCGTCTGGATTGGTTCTCATGGACAGACCCGCGAAAGGACAGCGGCTGCATTGTGTCGTTCTTAA
- the LOC115754042 gene encoding uncharacterized ATP-dependent helicase C29A10.10c-like gives MTSRGRPMFDLNEPPPGDDENDTVNSMLPQKALPSSNPHSSTVLASSVVPQRIVNNNAFSHASSVSGFQPFVRPKAAHMLGRVEQKNAGDRNCNVASSSKLSDAAEKNPVSLLVSDSVAGRNVEREEGEWSDDDGSADPHRSSSLHEPGKASRGKGTSELEDTNASGLVNEIVSCNGKISESGGVENSASAPTGLNLHPNDSESNDSHNVEGNAKIDTYNGVQEEDISGTKQKEVKGIEASYALKCANNPGKRKMDQHKEAMLGKKRNRQTMFLNLEDVKQAGQMKTSTPRRLNFSSTTSTRSAKETRTIPPPPERVVEKLGQSISKDLKRLDVSAIEGGNTAEQSDSKSECNGDVDGGVLAKPKKMINSNDPSAEVSQPSRQSSWKQPMDLRQPKSSPLPSKKPGLISQISLDLKSMNKKHLAPKKQTIINSTYQDTSVERLIREVTNEKFWQQPGETDLQCVPGRFESVEEYIRVFEPLLFEECRAQLYSTWEELSETFSRDTHIMVRVRNIERRERGWYDVTVLPVNECKWMFKEGDVAVLSTPRPGSFRSKRNNFSVIDEGDEPDITGRVAGTVRRFMPIDTRDPPGAILHFYVGDSYDPSSEGNEDHILRKLQPRGIWYLTVLGSLATTQREYIALHAFRRLNLQMQTAILQPSPEQFPNYEQQIPAMPECFTQKFAEHLNRTFNGPQLSAIQWAAMHTAAGTSSGTTKRQEPWPFTLVQGPPGTGKTHTVWGMLNVIHLVQYQHYYNSLLKKLAPESYKQPSEGSSDNNATGSIDEVLQSMDQSLFRTLPKLCPKPRMLVCAPSNAATDELLARVLDRGFIDGEMRIYKPDVARVGVDSQTRAAQAVSVERRTEQLLAMGKEEVYAWLHRLRNNEAQFSQEIAEIQSKLNSAAAAIRSQGSVGVDPDVLMARDQNRDALLKHLAQAVENRDKVLVEMSRILIVEVKFRTGSNFNLEEARASLEASYANEAEIVFTTVSSSGRKLFSRLSHGFDMVVIDEAAQASEVAVLPPLSLGAARCVLVGDPQQLPATVISKAAGTLLYSRSLFERFQQAGCPTMLLSVQYRMHPQIRDFPSRYFYQGRLNDSESVVKLPDEVYYRDPLLRPYIFYDITHGRESHRGGSVSYQNIHEAQFCLRIYEHLQKNLKSTGVGKISVGIITPYKLQLKCLQREFEEVLNSEEGKDIYINTVDAFQGQERDVIIMSCVRASSHGVGFVADIRRMNVALTRAKRALWVMGNANALIQSDDWAALIADAKARNCYMDMDSVPKEFYIPKGPTLAPLPGKAPLNSRGLRSSGRHRSTDMHTEPRSAVAAEDDEKLPASLVSRNGNFRPLKPPVENSLEGVDQVGDRSRESWQYGAQKKQQSSSGPVWKRDY, from the exons ATGACATCTCGGGGAAGGCCCATGTTTGATCTGAATGAACCTCCTCCGGGGGATGATGAGAATGACACTGTCAACAGCATGCTGCCGCAGAAGGCTCTTCCATCTTCAAATCCTCACAGTTCGACCGTGCTTGCATCTTCAGTAGTTCCGCAGAGAATTGTCAACAATAATGCTTTCTCACATGCATCATCTGTGTCAGGTTTTCAACCTTTTGTTCGTCCCAAAGCTGCTCATATGCTGGGTCGTGTTGAGCAGAAGAATGCAGGGGATAGGAATTGCAATGTTGCCTCGTCATCAAAATTGAGTGATGCTGCGGAGAAGAATCCAGTAAGTCTGTTGGTTTCTGACTCTGTGGCAGGTCGTAATGTTGAGAGAGAAGAAGGTGAATGGTCGGATGATGATGGCTCTGCTGATCCACATAGATCTAGCAGTTTGCATGAACCAGGCAAAGCTTCACGAGGAAAAGGAACGAGTGAATTGGAGGATACTAATGCTTCAGGGTTGGTTAATGAGATTGTTTCTTGCAATGGAAAAATTTCTGAAAGTGGTGGAGTTGAAAATTCAGCTTCTGCACCTACTGGACTAAACTTGCATCCAAATGATTCTGAAAGCAACGACAGCCACAATGTCGAGGGCAATGCTAAAATAGATACTTATAATGGTGTTCAGGAGGAAGATATCAGCGgtacaaaacaaaaagaagtcaAAGGCATTGAGGCGAGCTATGCTCTGAAATGTGCGAATAATCCAGGAAAGAGGAAGATGGACCAACATAAAGAAGCTATGCTAGGCAAGAAGCGCAACAGACAGACCATGTTTCTTAATTTGGAGGATGTAAAGCAAGCTGGACAAATGAAGACTTCGACTCCAAGACGACTGAACTTTTCATCAACTACAAGCACTCGTTCTGCGAAAGAAACTCGAActattcctcctcctcctgaaCGCGTTGTCGAAAAACTGGGTCAATCCATATCTAAGGACCTGAAAAGATTGGACGTATCTGCTATTGAAGGAGGCAATACTGCTGAGCAGAGTGATTCTAAGTCCGAATGCAATGGTGATGTAGATGGCGGAGTACTGGCTAAGCCTAAGAAAATGATTAACAGTAATGACCCATCTGCTGAAGTTTCACAACCTTCAAGGCAGAGTTCCTGGAAGCAACCCATGGATCTGAGACAGCCGAAAAGTTCTCCACTTCCTAGCAAGAAGCCAGGTTTAATCAGTCAGATCTCCCTGGATTTAAAGTCGATGAATAAGAAGCATCTTGCTCCTAAGAAACAAACGATAATTAATTCTACTTATCAAGATACATCAGTTGAGCGCCTGATACGTGAGGTGACCAATGAGAAATTTTGGCAACAACCTG GGGAGACTGATCTACAATGTGTTCCTGGTCGATTTGAGTCTGTAGAAGAGTATATCAGAGTATTTGAGCCTTTACTTTTTGAGGAATGCCGTGCACAGCTTTACAGTACATGGGAAGAGTTAAGTGAAACATTTTCAAGAGATACACATATAATGGTTCGAGTGCGGAATATCGAAAGGAGGGAAAGAG GATGGTATGATGTGACGGTTCTTCCAGTAAACGAGTGCAAATGGATGTTTAAGGAGGGTGATGTTGCGGTTCTTTCAACCCCTAGGCCTGGATCATTCAGAtccaaaagaaacaatttctcTGTCATTGATGAGGGGGATGAGCCTGATATAACTGGACGTGTGGCTGGTACGGTTAGACGATTTATGCCTATTGATACGCGTGATCCCCCTGGGGCAATCCTTCACTTCTATGTTGGCGATTCATATGATCCCAGCAG TGAGGGCAATGAAGATCACATCTTAAGGAAACTCCAGCCTAGGGGCATCTGGTATTTAACTGTCCTGGGCTCTCTTGCTACCACTCAACGGGAGTATATTGCTTTGCATGCATTTCGTCGCCTTAATTTGCAG ATGCAAACAGCGATACTTCAGCCTAGTCCCGAGCAGTTTCCTAATTATGAGCAGCAGATCCCTGCCATGCCAGAGTGCTTCACTCAGAAGTTTGCAGAACACTTAAACAGGACCTTTAACGGACCCCAACTGTCAGCAATTCAGTGGGCTGCTATGCATACGGCCGCTGGTACAAGTAGTGGGACAACAAAGAGGCAAGAACCTTGGCCCTTCACTCTCGTTCAGGGGCCTCCAGGTACAGGCAAGACACATACTGTATGGGGTATGTTAAATGTGATCCATCTGGTTCAGTATCAACATTATTACAACTCATTGCTCAAGAAACTGGCACCTGAAAGCTACAAGCAACCTAGCGAGGGCAGTTCTGATAATAATGCAACTGGATCAATTGATGAAGTTCTTCAGAGCATGGATCAGAGTCTTTTTCGAACCCTTCCAAAGCTCTGCCCAAAGCCTAGAATGTTAGTGTGTGCTCCCTCCAATGCAGCAACAGATGAGCTTTTGGCTCGTGTTCTTGATCGTGGTTTCATTGATGGGGAAATGAGGATATATAAACCTGATGTAGCCCGAGTTGGGGTCGACTCACAAACACGTGCAGCGCAGGCCGTCTCTGTTGAAAGGAGAACTGAGCAACTTCTTGCCATGGGTAAAGAGGAGGTGTATGCCTGGTTGCATAGATTGAGAAATAATGAAGCTCAATTCTCTCAGGAGATAGCCGAAATTCAATCGAAACTCAACAGTGCAGCTGCTGCTATTCGTTCTCAAGGATCCGTTGGTGTGGATCCTGATGTTTTGATGGCAAGGGACCAGAATCGTGACGCGTTGCTCAAGCATCTTGCTCAAGCAGTTGAGAACAGGGACAAAGTGCTGGTTGAGATGTCTCGCATCCTCATTGTAGAAGTAAAGTTCCGTACTGGTAGTAATTTTAACTTGGAAGAGGCCCGCGCCAGTCTTGAGGCAAGTTATGCCAATGAAGCTGAGATTGTCTTCACTACCGTTTCAAGCAGTGGTAGAAAGTTATTCTCCCGCCTTTCTCATGGTTTCGATATGGTAGTCATTGATGAAGCAGCGCAGGCCAGTGAGGTGGCAGTTCTTCCTCCCCTTTCTCTTGGTGCAGCTCGATGTGTTCTGGTTGGGGATCCACAGCAGCTTCCTGCCACTGTGATCAGCAAAGCAGCTGGGACTCTGCTATATAGCAGGAGCCTTTTTGAGAGATTTCAACAGGCTGGATGCCCAACAATGTTGTTGTCTGTTCAGTACAGGATGCATCCACAAATCCGTGATTTCCCTTCCAGGTACTTTTACCAGGGACGCCTAAACGATAGTGAGAGTGTAGTGAAGTTACCTGATGAGGTATATTACAGGGATCCATTGCTTAGACCTTATATATTTTATGATATTACTCATGGGCGGGAATCCCATCGAGGTGGTTCTGTCTCCTACCAAAATATACACGAAGCACAGTTTTGTCTCCGTATATATGAGCATCtacaaaaaaatctgaaatctaCGGGTGTGGGGAAGATTTCCGTGGGCATAATTACACCTTACAAGTTGCAGTTAAAATGCCTTCAACGTGAGTTTGAGGAGGTTCTGAATTCCGAAGAAGGGAAGGATATTTATATCAATACTGTGGACGCTTTCCAAGGACAAGAACGTGATGTCATAATAATGTCATGTGTTCGTGCTTCAAGTCATGGAGTTGGCTTTGTTGCAGATATTCGTCGAATGAATGTTGCTCTAACTCGTGCTAAGAGAGCTCTATGG GTAATGGGAAATGCTAATGCTTTAATTCAGTCTGATGACTGGGCTGCGCTGATTGCTGATGCCAAAGCCAGAAATTGTTACATGGACATGGATTCTGTCCCCAAAGAGTTCTACATACCTAAAGGACCGACTCTTGCTCCCCTGCCAGGTAAGGCTCCTTTGAACTCGAGGGGGTTGAGGTCAAGCGGGAGGCATAGATCGACAGACATGCACACAGAGCCCAGGTCAGCAGTGGCAGCAGAAGATGACGAGAAGTTGCCAGCATCCTTAGTTTCTAGGAATGGAAATTTCCGGCCTCTTAAGCCGCCCGTGGAGAATTCACTGGAAGGTGTTGATCAGGTGGGTGACAGGTCAAGAGAATCCTGGCAATACGGCGCACAGAAGAAGCAGCAGAGTTCCTCTGGACCAGTGTGGAAGAGAGATTACTAA